A single window of Archangium gephyra DNA harbors:
- a CDS encoding phytanoyl-CoA dioxygenase family protein, whose protein sequence is MSTAPLLEQQSYDTATIMGGLYGDGIIGLKGAFSRPWAERMREDIEQLFAEARQVPGGALPRGPERYYVEVHPERIRGFVDIATHPWFIAVCEAVLGPDYKIVEVGFDIPFPGAADQPWHRDFPSPEATLKGRRLNSLAFNLTAVDTVVEMGPFEVAPGTQWDDLSAHPKGMFPPKELYPRYQERMVRKLPQLGDISARSALTIHRGTANRSNQARPVLVVGVDAPDATNAHHHDLQITQRYADSLPPRVRDHLTYRLVDTLKPVIQHHVIEGLLKPDY, encoded by the coding sequence ATGAGCACTGCCCCACTCCTGGAGCAACAGAGCTACGACACCGCCACGATCATGGGCGGCCTCTATGGTGACGGCATCATCGGCCTCAAGGGCGCGTTCAGCCGCCCGTGGGCCGAGCGGATGCGCGAAGACATCGAGCAGCTGTTCGCGGAAGCGCGCCAGGTGCCCGGCGGAGCGCTGCCGCGAGGACCGGAGCGCTACTACGTCGAGGTCCACCCGGAGCGCATCCGCGGCTTCGTCGACATCGCGACGCATCCCTGGTTCATCGCCGTTTGCGAGGCCGTGCTCGGACCGGATTACAAAATTGTCGAAGTGGGTTTCGACATCCCCTTCCCTGGCGCCGCCGACCAGCCCTGGCACCGGGACTTCCCCTCTCCCGAAGCGACGCTGAAAGGGCGCAGGCTGAACTCGCTCGCGTTCAACCTGACGGCGGTGGACACGGTGGTCGAGATGGGTCCGTTCGAGGTCGCGCCCGGCACGCAGTGGGACGATCTCAGCGCCCATCCCAAGGGCATGTTCCCGCCGAAGGAGCTCTATCCGCGCTATCAAGAGCGCATGGTGCGAAAGCTTCCCCAGCTGGGCGACATCTCGGCCCGTTCGGCGCTCACCATCCACCGGGGGACCGCCAACCGCTCGAACCAGGCACGGCCTGTGCTGGTCGTCGGTGTCGATGCGCCGGATGCGACCAACGCCCATCATCACGATCTGCAGATCACCCAGCGCTACGCGGACTCACTTCCGCCGCGCGTGCGCGATCACCTCACCTACCGGCTCGTGGACACCCTGAAGCCTGTCATCCAGCACCACGTCATCGAGGGGCTGCTGAAGCCAGACTATTGA
- a CDS encoding galactokinase, whose amino-acid sequence MTLREQVEQDFRKRFGAAPTVVVRSPGRVNLIGEHTDYNDGFVLPIAIDREVWIALRPRDDRRVVVHSLDYGASLSLELGPLSHAGSDWTEYVKGVVWALQEAGHSLKGWEGVMSGEVPRGAGLSSSAAVELAVQRAFSTVSGLPWKPSEMALLGQKVENKWIGVNSGIMDQMIVAGGRKGHALLIDCRSLELQPVPVPAGAVVVVLDTGTRRGLVDSAYNERRSQCEEAARFFGVKALRDVDARTFSARQNELEPLVRRRARHVITENERTVQAAEAMRAGDLTRLGRLMDASHDSLRDDFEVTNDALNTIVTLARAQPGCFGARMTGAGFGGCAVALVAPERSAAFVQTVSEKYTQATGNTPQCYVCQAADGASVV is encoded by the coding sequence ATGACGCTCCGCGAACAGGTCGAGCAGGATTTCCGCAAGCGCTTTGGTGCGGCCCCCACCGTGGTCGTACGGTCTCCAGGCCGCGTCAACCTCATCGGTGAGCACACCGATTACAACGATGGCTTCGTGCTCCCCATCGCCATCGACCGCGAGGTGTGGATCGCCCTGCGCCCGCGCGACGACCGCCGCGTCGTCGTCCACTCGCTCGACTACGGCGCGTCCCTCTCCTTGGAGCTTGGGCCGCTCTCCCATGCCGGCTCGGACTGGACGGAGTACGTGAAGGGAGTCGTCTGGGCGCTGCAGGAGGCCGGTCACTCCCTCAAGGGCTGGGAGGGCGTGATGAGCGGCGAGGTGCCGCGTGGCGCGGGCCTCTCGTCCTCCGCCGCCGTGGAGCTGGCCGTACAGCGCGCCTTCTCCACCGTGAGCGGGCTGCCGTGGAAGCCCTCCGAGATGGCGCTGCTCGGCCAGAAGGTCGAGAACAAGTGGATTGGCGTCAACTCGGGGATCATGGACCAGATGATCGTCGCGGGGGGCCGCAAGGGCCACGCGCTGCTCATCGACTGCCGCAGCCTGGAGCTTCAGCCCGTGCCCGTCCCCGCGGGCGCCGTGGTGGTCGTGCTCGATACGGGAACCCGCCGCGGGCTGGTGGACTCCGCCTACAACGAGCGCCGGAGCCAGTGCGAGGAGGCCGCGCGCTTCTTTGGCGTCAAGGCGCTCCGTGACGTCGACGCGCGGACCTTCTCGGCGCGCCAGAACGAGCTCGAGCCGCTCGTCCGCCGCCGCGCGCGGCACGTCATCACCGAGAATGAGCGCACCGTGCAGGCCGCCGAGGCCATGCGGGCCGGAGACCTCACGCGGTTGGGTAGGTTGATGGACGCCAGCCACGACAGCCTGCGCGACGACTTCGAGGTCACCAACGACGCGCTCAACACCATCGTGACGCTGGCGCGGGCGCAGCCGGGCTGTTTCGGAGCCCGCATGACGGGCGCTGGCTTCGGCGGCTGCGCGGTGGCCCTGGTCGCCCCCGAGCGGTCCGCGGCGTTCGTTCAAACCGTCAGCGAGAAGTACACGCAGGCCACGGGGAACACGCCGCAGTGCTACGTGTGCCAGGCCGCGGACGGGGCGAGCGTCGTCTGA
- a CDS encoding aldose epimerase family protein, with the protein MERTPFGTAPGGQPVEVYTLTNRQGVEARVTNYGGIILGLRVPDRHGRFDDVVLGYDSLAGYLAESPYFGALVGRYGNRIARGRFTLDGQPYTLATNNGVNHLHGGLKGFDKVVWTAAPFENDQGMGLVLTYVSPDGEEGYPGTLTARVTYTLTGDNALVFDYHATTDKATPVNLTQHSYFNLAGDGKGDILGHVVTLNADRFVPIDPTSIPLGELRDVTGTPFDFRRPIAIGARIGQEDEQLRNGQGYDHCVVLDKGGKAGELTLAAHVLEPTTGRVMEIHTTEPGMQFYSGNFLDGSLKGKKGAVYHHRHGFAMETQHFPDSPNQPSFPSTILRPGEHYRSRSVYRFSVSGS; encoded by the coding sequence GTGGAACGGACTCCCTTCGGTACGGCCCCTGGCGGACAGCCCGTTGAGGTCTACACCCTCACCAACAGGCAGGGGGTCGAGGCACGGGTCACCAATTACGGCGGAATCATCCTCGGCCTGCGCGTGCCGGACAGGCACGGCCGTTTCGACGACGTGGTGCTGGGCTACGACTCACTGGCCGGTTACCTGGCGGAGTCCCCGTATTTCGGCGCGCTGGTCGGCCGCTATGGCAACCGCATCGCCCGGGGCCGGTTCACGCTCGATGGCCAGCCCTACACCCTGGCGACGAACAACGGGGTGAATCACCTGCACGGCGGGCTCAAGGGCTTCGACAAGGTGGTGTGGACCGCGGCGCCCTTCGAGAACGACCAGGGCATGGGGCTCGTCCTCACCTACGTCAGCCCCGACGGCGAGGAGGGCTACCCGGGCACCTTGACCGCGCGGGTCACCTATACGCTGACCGGCGACAACGCGCTCGTCTTCGACTACCACGCCACCACCGACAAGGCGACGCCGGTCAACCTCACGCAACACAGCTATTTCAACCTGGCCGGAGACGGGAAGGGCGACATCCTGGGCCATGTCGTCACGCTCAACGCGGACCGCTTCGTTCCGATTGATCCAACGTCCATCCCCCTGGGCGAGCTCCGCGACGTCACGGGCACGCCGTTCGACTTCAGGCGGCCCATCGCCATCGGTGCGCGCATCGGCCAGGAGGACGAGCAGCTGCGCAACGGGCAGGGCTATGACCACTGCGTCGTGCTCGACAAGGGGGGCAAGGCTGGCGAGCTGACGCTGGCCGCGCACGTCCTGGAGCCCACCACCGGCCGCGTGATGGAGATCCACACCACCGAGCCGGGCATGCAGTTCTACTCCGGCAACTTTCTCGACGGCTCGCTGAAGGGGAAGAAGGGCGCGGTCTATCACCACCGCCACGGCTTCGCGATGGAGACCCAGCACTTCCCGGACTCTCCAAACCAGCCCTCCTTTCCCTCGACGATTCTTCGTCCTGGCGAGCATTACCGCTCGCGCTCCGTCTACAGATTCTCGGTCTCGGGTTCGTGA
- a CDS encoding phospholipase D-like domain-containing protein, whose amino-acid sequence MTRSHQPESLRHVPLGQLALVSGTVQPDIPRALVPDAEDPGRETLWLLPGHQVELVCDGHVFDVMEEEIARARASIHLCMYIWRPGEASDRIVRALTARVREGVVCRLLVDAFGSGRGFEREVRPQLERAGCEVRRFHPPRVVHPLRMLMRNHRKLLVVDGRSGLTGGWGIADEWREWRDTNVRVRGPAALAQMQAAFSRDWQRNGGAPLPPDTFPKLGPEGSAPAAFVQSLARPGAEPSERMLQQVFDSARQRLWISSGYFAINEPFMRQLIGLKRSGVDVRVLLPGPINDVALARAAQRSTYRALLRNGVRVWEYQPTMMHAKTAVVDERRSVIGSTNLDPLSLNVLEEGSFVADDGPLNAALAATFLEDLGRSREVRHVHWGYTLVSWVRRALWWLFDRFE is encoded by the coding sequence ATGACCCGATCCCACCAGCCCGAGTCCCTGCGCCACGTGCCGCTCGGGCAGCTCGCCCTGGTGAGTGGAACCGTCCAGCCGGACATCCCGCGGGCCCTCGTGCCCGACGCGGAGGACCCCGGCCGGGAGACGCTGTGGCTCCTGCCCGGCCATCAGGTGGAGCTGGTGTGCGATGGCCACGTCTTCGACGTGATGGAGGAGGAGATCGCCCGGGCGCGCGCGAGCATCCACCTGTGCATGTACATCTGGCGCCCGGGTGAGGCGTCGGACCGGATCGTCCGGGCCCTGACGGCGCGGGTGCGAGAGGGCGTGGTGTGCCGGCTGCTCGTGGACGCGTTCGGCAGCGGCAGGGGCTTCGAGCGCGAGGTGCGGCCCCAGCTGGAGCGCGCGGGCTGCGAGGTGCGGCGCTTCCACCCGCCCCGGGTGGTGCACCCCCTGCGCATGCTCATGCGCAACCACCGCAAGCTGCTCGTGGTGGATGGGCGCTCGGGGCTCACCGGGGGCTGGGGCATCGCGGACGAGTGGCGCGAGTGGCGGGACACCAACGTGCGGGTACGCGGCCCGGCCGCCCTCGCCCAGATGCAGGCCGCGTTCTCGCGCGACTGGCAGCGCAACGGGGGCGCGCCCCTGCCTCCCGACACTTTTCCCAAGCTCGGGCCGGAGGGCTCCGCGCCCGCCGCCTTCGTGCAGAGCCTCGCCCGCCCCGGCGCCGAGCCCTCCGAGCGCATGCTGCAGCAGGTCTTCGACTCCGCGCGCCAGCGGCTGTGGATCTCCAGCGGCTACTTCGCCATCAACGAGCCCTTCATGCGTCAGCTCATCGGGCTCAAGCGCTCGGGGGTGGACGTGCGCGTGCTGCTGCCCGGCCCCATCAACGACGTGGCCCTGGCGCGCGCCGCCCAGCGCTCCACCTACCGGGCGCTGCTGCGCAATGGGGTGCGGGTGTGGGAGTACCAGCCCACGATGATGCACGCCAAGACGGCCGTGGTGGACGAGCGGCGAAGTGTCATCGGCTCCACCAACCTGGATCCCCTCTCGCTCAACGTGCTGGAGGAGGGCTCCTTCGTGGCGGATGACGGACCGCTCAACGCGGCGCTCGCGGCCACGTTCCTCGAGGACCTGGGCCGCTCGCGCGAGGTGCGCCACGTGCATTGGGGCTACACGCTCGTGTCCTGGGTGCGGCGCGCGCTCTGGTGGCTGTTCGACCGCTTCGAGTGA
- a CDS encoding NAD(P)-dependent alcohol dehydrogenase produces MKAIVQHTYGSPDVLQLQEIDSPRVGPEDVLIRVHAAGVDPGVWHLMTGLPYLVRLAVGVRRPRNPVRGLDVAGVVEAVGTKVTAFKPGDEVFGVGDGSFAEYACASQDRVHPKPANLSFEHAAAVPISATTALQGLRAANLQPGQKVLIIGAGGGVGSFAVQLARAMGAEVTGVCSTSKVEWVRSMGAHHVIDYTREGLAGGPYDVILDTAGNRELPALRRVLASRGTVVLIGGEGGGRWFGGLGRQLWAMAVAAFSSQKFRSIFALVNKADLAVLKERIEAGALTPVVDRSYALSEVPAAIRSLAEGHSRGKVVIKVV; encoded by the coding sequence TTGAAGGCCATCGTGCAGCACACCTATGGCTCACCGGACGTGTTGCAGCTCCAGGAGATCGACTCGCCGCGAGTGGGCCCCGAGGACGTGCTCATTCGCGTCCACGCGGCCGGCGTCGATCCCGGCGTGTGGCACCTCATGACGGGGCTGCCCTACCTGGTGCGCCTGGCCGTCGGGGTGCGCAGACCGAGGAACCCCGTGCGCGGCCTCGACGTCGCGGGCGTTGTCGAAGCGGTTGGCACGAAGGTGACCGCGTTCAAGCCGGGTGACGAGGTGTTCGGTGTCGGTGATGGCTCGTTCGCCGAGTACGCGTGTGCCTCGCAAGACCGCGTGCACCCCAAGCCCGCGAACCTCAGCTTCGAGCACGCGGCGGCCGTGCCCATCTCGGCGACCACGGCGCTGCAGGGGCTTCGCGCGGCGAATCTCCAGCCGGGCCAGAAGGTGTTGATCATCGGCGCGGGCGGAGGGGTGGGGAGCTTCGCCGTGCAGCTCGCGCGGGCGATGGGCGCGGAGGTGACGGGCGTGTGCAGCACCTCGAAGGTGGAATGGGTGCGCTCCATGGGCGCCCACCACGTCATCGACTACACGCGCGAGGGCCTGGCCGGTGGCCCCTACGACGTGATCCTCGACACCGCGGGCAACCGCGAGCTCCCAGCGCTGCGGCGTGTGCTCGCCTCTCGCGGCACGGTGGTGCTCATCGGCGGTGAAGGCGGAGGCCGCTGGTTCGGCGGGTTGGGCCGCCAGCTGTGGGCGATGGCCGTGGCGGCCTTCAGCAGCCAGAAGTTCCGGTCGATCTTCGCGCTGGTGAACAAGGCGGACCTGGCCGTGCTGAAGGAACGCATCGAGGCCGGAGCGCTCACGCCGGTGGTGGACCGCAGCTACGCGCTGAGCGAGGTCCCCGCGGCGATCCGTTCCCTCGCGGAAGGGCACTCGCGAGGGAAGGTGGTGATCAAGGTCGTCTGA
- a CDS encoding TonB-dependent receptor produces MSIAMLTADALAQTTETAPANPGAAPAQEASPQQATTAEQPQTEASAATETEVTGDEYVEEIVVVGLQRSMQKAQSVKRNSDQIVDTVVAQDIGKLPDVTVSETAARIPGVQVDRARGEAAGQVLVRGLPDVTTTYNGREIFTAETRSVALADFPSGGIASLDVYKTTTADLLEGGLAGLIDVRSRRPFDFEGFELSGAVRGSYANQSGRFDPNANVLVTNRWRTGVGEVGALVNFSYTRLNYLDSARWNSGNIATGTVAGTDTQFRYPEAVGIFYGAGQRERPSVNAAAQWRPASGLELYAEGLWQGYRDSLSDRQLLLGLRTPATRFTNVELRPGTTDQARSITVENYSRPFMFQGATHRQTDTYQLAVGGSYEAGPVRLTADVARTDSRFDLSLYSFDQELASAPLANVNFDVARGPGGMEFNFQDFDLTNPANFRYLGFFDRAYVAAGDDWQARTDLDWNTGVSFLPKVEAGVRFTTRDASQENGERYGTPRAGTPLSELPVDLHVFRGGFQGSDLQQTRTWVVPTYESIRSNVEQLRELQNFAPGAPERLRLFEANEQTFAGYAQARYEFQVGSVPVDGVLGLRAVRTDTRVTSNTLANGVITSQTGNGSYTDLLPTATARVRFLRDLQLRLSATQTRTRPGFDQMRPILLGPPPPCLSEPSPAPSCQITGSGGNPELEPVRSNNYDATLEYYFLQTGMASLALFHRDFNGFITNLDVTRDDPVYGPGRQRVNIPVNGGKGSLQGFEASLGSFFDFLPGWASGFGAQANLTYLADEQSFPTGFQLEQGEKGRIPNVSNWSYNLVAMYEREKLSARLAYNYRSRWITAYVQNPEGEGFTGEYVDGVSRLDFSASYAPWNNGPLEKLTFTFDASNILGNPFRNFRQFTPEGATYPRDVRYEESIYALGVRMSI; encoded by the coding sequence ATGTCCATTGCGATGCTGACGGCCGATGCCCTGGCGCAGACCACGGAAACCGCGCCGGCCAATCCTGGCGCCGCCCCGGCGCAAGAGGCCAGCCCGCAGCAAGCGACGACAGCCGAGCAGCCACAGACGGAAGCCAGTGCGGCCACTGAGACCGAGGTGACCGGCGACGAGTACGTCGAGGAGATCGTCGTCGTCGGCCTGCAACGCAGCATGCAGAAGGCGCAGAGCGTCAAGCGCAACTCCGACCAGATCGTCGACACGGTCGTGGCGCAAGACATCGGCAAGCTGCCGGACGTCACGGTCTCCGAGACGGCGGCGCGCATTCCGGGCGTCCAGGTGGACCGAGCCCGGGGCGAGGCGGCCGGACAGGTGCTGGTGCGCGGTCTGCCCGATGTGACCACGACCTATAACGGACGGGAGATCTTCACCGCCGAGACGCGCAGCGTCGCGCTCGCCGACTTCCCCTCGGGCGGCATCGCGTCGCTCGACGTCTACAAGACCACGACCGCGGATCTGCTCGAAGGCGGCCTCGCCGGTCTCATCGACGTCCGCTCCCGCCGGCCGTTCGACTTCGAGGGCTTCGAGCTCTCCGGCGCCGTGCGTGGCTCCTATGCCAACCAGTCGGGCAGGTTCGACCCGAACGCCAACGTCCTGGTCACCAACCGCTGGCGGACCGGCGTGGGTGAAGTCGGCGCGCTCGTCAACTTCTCCTACACCCGCCTCAACTATCTCGACTCCGCGCGATGGAACTCCGGAAACATCGCCACCGGGACTGTCGCGGGCACGGACACGCAGTTCCGCTACCCCGAAGCCGTCGGCATCTTCTATGGGGCAGGCCAGCGCGAGCGGCCGTCCGTGAACGCAGCGGCGCAGTGGCGGCCGGCGTCCGGACTCGAGCTCTATGCCGAGGGCCTCTGGCAGGGGTACCGCGACAGCCTCTCGGACCGCCAGTTGCTGCTGGGGCTGCGGACTCCCGCCACTCGCTTCACCAATGTGGAGCTGAGGCCGGGCACCACGGACCAGGCCCGGAGCATCACCGTCGAGAATTACTCCCGGCCGTTCATGTTCCAGGGCGCCACCCACCGCCAGACCGACACCTATCAGCTCGCCGTCGGTGGCTCCTACGAAGCGGGGCCCGTGCGGCTCACGGCCGATGTCGCGCGGACGGACAGCCGGTTCGACCTGTCGCTCTACAGCTTCGACCAGGAGCTGGCCTCCGCCCCGCTCGCCAACGTCAACTTCGACGTGGCGAGGGGACCCGGCGGCATGGAGTTCAACTTCCAGGACTTCGACCTGACCAACCCCGCCAACTTCCGCTACCTCGGCTTCTTCGACAGGGCCTATGTCGCGGCGGGTGACGACTGGCAGGCGCGCACGGACCTCGACTGGAACACCGGCGTCTCCTTCCTCCCCAAGGTGGAGGCCGGGGTGCGCTTCACGACGCGCGACGCCTCTCAGGAGAATGGTGAGCGCTACGGCACGCCCAGGGCCGGGACGCCCCTGTCCGAGCTCCCGGTCGATCTGCATGTGTTCCGCGGCGGCTTCCAGGGCAGCGACCTCCAGCAGACACGGACCTGGGTCGTGCCGACGTACGAGAGCATCCGGAGCAATGTGGAGCAGCTGCGCGAGCTCCAGAACTTCGCCCCGGGCGCTCCCGAGCGGTTGCGCCTCTTCGAGGCGAACGAGCAGACCTTCGCCGGGTACGCGCAGGCGCGCTACGAGTTCCAGGTGGGCAGCGTGCCGGTGGACGGCGTCCTCGGCCTCCGGGCCGTGAGGACCGACACCCGCGTCACCTCCAACACCCTCGCCAATGGCGTCATCACCAGCCAGACGGGCAACGGGAGCTATACGGATCTGCTTCCCACCGCCACCGCGAGGGTCCGGTTCCTTCGCGACCTCCAGCTGCGGCTCTCCGCCACCCAGACCCGTACGAGGCCGGGCTTCGACCAGATGCGTCCGATCCTCCTGGGACCGCCGCCGCCCTGTCTGTCCGAGCCCAGCCCGGCTCCGAGCTGCCAGATCACCGGCTCGGGCGGCAATCCCGAGCTCGAGCCCGTCCGGTCGAACAACTACGACGCCACGCTCGAGTACTACTTCCTGCAGACGGGTATGGCCTCGCTCGCGCTGTTCCACCGCGACTTCAACGGCTTCATCACCAACCTCGACGTGACCCGGGATGACCCCGTCTATGGGCCTGGCCGCCAACGCGTGAACATCCCGGTGAACGGCGGCAAGGGCAGCCTCCAGGGCTTCGAAGCCTCGCTCGGGAGCTTCTTCGATTTCCTCCCGGGCTGGGCCAGCGGCTTCGGCGCCCAGGCCAACCTCACCTATCTGGCCGATGAGCAGTCCTTCCCCACGGGCTTCCAGCTCGAGCAGGGCGAGAAGGGCCGGATCCCCAACGTCTCCAACTGGTCCTACAACCTCGTCGCGATGTACGAGCGCGAGAAGCTCTCCGCCCGTCTGGCCTACAACTACCGCTCCCGCTGGATCACCGCCTACGTCCAGAATCCGGAGGGGGAAGGGTTCACCGGTGAGTACGTGGACGGCGTGTCGCGTCTCGACTTCTCGGCGAGCTACGCGCCCTGGAACAACGGGCCCCTGGAGAAGCTCACCTTCACCTTCGACGCGTCGAACATCCTCGGCAATCCCTTCCGGAACTTCAGGCAGTTCACGCCCGAAGGCGCCACCTACCCCCGCGACGTGCGCTACGAGGAGAGCATCTACGCGCTGGGCGTCCGCATGAGCATCTAG
- a CDS encoding glycoside hydrolase family 43 protein — protein MTSGDKPPQASVSYPPVLRADFPDPFILVHEGQYLAYATNTGGVNVQMASSTELASWRLLKDERDPSRLHDAMPVLPSWVKPGFTWAPEVLRTPDGFVLYFTARHAASGLQCVGAATSREPRGPFTSEAPGPLVCQDALGGTIDASPFRASDGQLYLYFKNDGNNPAFNKPTEIFAQRLSPDGLSLVGEPVSLVRNDKPWEAHVVEAPTMIERGGSYVLFFSANHYGWESTQRVSNYGIGYATCEGPLGPCTDAPDNPFLASTFQPCLSGPGHQTVFQAEGRDFFAFHSWSATSTCSPAKLGRFMSVVQLTWQDGAPQLSPLEPR, from the coding sequence GTGACGTCTGGCGATAAGCCCCCGCAGGCCAGCGTGTCATACCCGCCCGTGCTGCGTGCCGATTTCCCGGACCCGTTCATCCTCGTGCATGAGGGGCAATACCTCGCCTATGCGACGAATACGGGAGGGGTCAACGTGCAGATGGCGTCGTCCACCGAGCTCGCGAGCTGGCGGCTCCTCAAGGATGAGCGGGATCCGAGCCGGCTGCACGACGCGATGCCCGTCCTCCCTTCCTGGGTGAAGCCCGGCTTCACCTGGGCGCCCGAGGTGCTGCGGACACCGGACGGCTTCGTGCTCTATTTCACCGCGCGCCACGCGGCCAGCGGTCTCCAATGTGTCGGAGCCGCGACCAGCCGCGAGCCGCGCGGTCCGTTCACCTCGGAGGCCCCCGGGCCCCTCGTGTGTCAGGACGCGCTCGGCGGCACGATCGACGCGAGCCCGTTCCGTGCTTCGGATGGGCAGCTCTACCTCTACTTCAAGAATGATGGAAACAACCCGGCCTTCAACAAGCCGACGGAGATCTTCGCCCAGCGTCTTTCCCCCGACGGGCTCAGCCTGGTGGGCGAGCCTGTCTCCCTGGTCCGCAACGACAAGCCCTGGGAGGCACACGTGGTCGAGGCCCCGACCATGATCGAGCGGGGCGGCTCCTATGTGCTGTTCTTCTCCGCCAATCACTACGGCTGGGAGAGTACGCAGCGCGTCTCGAACTACGGGATTGGTTACGCCACCTGCGAGGGGCCGCTGGGGCCTTGCACCGATGCTCCGGACAATCCGTTCCTCGCCAGTACGTTCCAACCCTGCCTCAGCGGCCCCGGTCATCAGACCGTGTTCCAGGCCGAGGGCAGGGATTTCTTCGCCTTCCATTCCTGGTCAGCGACGAGCACTTGCAGCCCAGCGAAACTGGGCCGCTTCATGTCTGTCGTTCAACTGACCTGGCAGGACGGTGCGCCCCAGCTCTCCCCGCTCGAGCCGCGGTGA